In Desulfonatronospira thiodismutans ASO3-1, a single window of DNA contains:
- a CDS encoding Rpn family recombination-promoting nuclease/putative transposase, protein MSKIKQAHDKIFKNVFSDRKNALNLLGNFLPANILNRLDLKQMVYEKDTFVQKHLKGYYSDLLVTIPLVDSDESVKVYFLFEHKSFSDPDLPLQLLRYI, encoded by the coding sequence ATGTCTAAAATTAAGCAAGCTCACGACAAGATATTCAAGAATGTTTTTTCAGACAGAAAAAACGCCCTGAATCTTCTGGGAAACTTTCTGCCTGCAAATATTCTGAACCGCCTGGACCTTAAGCAGATGGTCTATGAAAAGGACACCTTTGTTCAAAAACACCTGAAAGGCTACTACTCAGACCTCCTGGTCACCATCCCCTTGGTGGATTCAGACGAGTCAGTGAAGGTGTATTTCCTTTTCGAACATAAGAGTTTTTCTGATCCTGACTTGCCTTTGCAGCTGCTACGCTATATC